In Nitratireductor basaltis, the following are encoded in one genomic region:
- a CDS encoding thymidine kinase, which yields MAKLYFHYATMNAGKTTMLLQASYNYRERGMNTMLFVAGHYRKHDGGYVSSRIGLEADAEMFVSGDDLFARIAEHHDHTTTHCVFVDEAQFLQEEQVWQLARVADRLGIPVMCYGLRTDFQGNLFEGSQALLAIADELREVRTICRCGRKANMVVRLGPDGKVAKQGEQVAIGKDVYVSLCRKHWEEEMGRWKPEDLVGFAAAE from the coding sequence ATGGCCAAGCTCTATTTTCACTACGCCACCATGAATGCCGGCAAGACGACCATGCTCCTGCAGGCGTCCTACAACTACCGTGAGCGCGGCATGAACACGATGCTGTTCGTGGCGGGACACTACCGCAAGCACGACGGAGGCTATGTCTCCTCGCGCATCGGTCTGGAGGCGGATGCGGAGATGTTCGTCTCGGGCGATGATCTCTTTGCGCGGATCGCCGAGCACCACGACCATACCACCACGCATTGCGTCTTCGTGGACGAGGCACAATTCCTGCAGGAAGAGCAGGTCTGGCAGCTTGCGCGCGTGGCCGACCGGCTGGGCATTCCCGTGATGTGCTACGGCCTGCGCACCGATTTTCAAGGCAATCTGTTCGAAGGGTCGCAGGCGCTTCTCGCCATCGCCGACGAGTTGCGCGAAGTGCGCACCATCTGCCGCTGCGGGCGCAAGGCCAACATGGTCGTGCGGCTGGGCCCCGACGGCAAGGTGGCCAAGCAGGGCGAGCAGGTCGCCATCGGCAAGGATGTCTATGTCTCGCTGTGCCGCAAGCACTGGGAAGAAGAGATGGGTCGCTGGAAACCGGAGGATCTGGTGGGCTTCGCTGCGGCTGAGTAG
- the choW gene encoding choline ABC transporter permease subunit, whose protein sequence is MDPVSDWLADRKIPIGRWGQDLFDFLTTNFAWAFDGLAEGLATVLEGLTDLLMAVPALVVALAIAALAYALQRSWKLSLGVFLGLLFIINQDLWEETVETLVLVVAATFVSMAIGVPVGIWAAHNARVYRILQPVLDLMQTLPTFVYLIPVLILFGLGAAPGVIVTVIFASPAPIRLTYLGITSVPKPMLEAGQAFGATKMQLLRKVELPAAMPSIMAGLTQCIMLSLSMVVIAALIGADGLGKPVVRALNTVNIPLGLEAGLAIVVLAIILDRIARIGGQGK, encoded by the coding sequence ATGGATCCCGTATCCGACTGGCTCGCCGACCGGAAAATTCCCATAGGTCGCTGGGGCCAGGACCTCTTCGATTTTCTCACCACCAATTTCGCCTGGGCCTTTGACGGCCTGGCTGAAGGTCTGGCAACCGTTCTGGAAGGTCTGACCGACCTTCTCATGGCCGTGCCCGCATTGGTCGTCGCGCTTGCAATAGCTGCATTGGCCTATGCGCTGCAGCGCTCGTGGAAACTCAGCCTCGGCGTGTTTCTGGGCCTGCTCTTCATCATCAACCAGGACCTTTGGGAAGAAACCGTCGAGACACTTGTGCTCGTCGTGGCCGCCACATTCGTCTCCATGGCCATCGGTGTGCCGGTAGGCATCTGGGCTGCACACAATGCGCGCGTCTATCGCATTCTCCAGCCCGTGCTGGACCTGATGCAGACACTGCCGACCTTTGTCTATCTGATCCCGGTTCTCATCCTTTTTGGTCTTGGTGCGGCGCCAGGCGTGATCGTCACGGTGATCTTCGCCTCGCCCGCTCCGATCCGCCTCACCTATCTGGGCATCACCTCGGTGCCGAAGCCGATGCTTGAAGCCGGTCAGGCCTTTGGCGCGACCAAGATGCAGCTTCTGCGCAAGGTGGAACTGCCCGCCGCCATGCCTTCCATCATGGCAGGCCTTACGCAATGCATCATGCTTTCGCTTTCCATGGTCGTGATCGCTGCTCTGATCGGTGCCGATGGCCTCGGCAAGCCGGTGGTACGAGCGCTGAATACGGTGAACATTCCGCTCGGGCTTGAAGCGGGCCTGGCCATCGTCGTGCTTGCCATCATTCTTGACCGCATCGCGCGCATCGGGGGGCAAGGCAAATGA
- the chpT gene encoding histidine phosphotransferase ChpT → MNDILTLSATDLGALLCSRVCHDIISPVGAINNGLELLDEGGADEDAMQLIRASAVNASARLQFARIAFGAAGSAGMQIDTGDAEAVATAFIRNEKPDLEWIGTRALLPKNKVKLLLNLLLVANAAIPRGGKLTVRLKDVETEPRFEIRAHGPMVRVPPKFLELHSGRELEDGVDAHSVQFYYTLLLARETGLEISIRASAEEILLSAAPAQKSGI, encoded by the coding sequence ATGAACGACATTCTCACCCTCAGCGCGACGGACCTCGGCGCCCTGCTGTGCAGCCGGGTCTGCCACGACATCATCTCACCGGTTGGTGCAATCAATAACGGACTCGAGCTTCTCGATGAGGGCGGCGCAGACGAAGATGCGATGCAGCTGATCCGTGCAAGTGCGGTCAACGCCTCGGCCCGACTGCAATTCGCACGCATTGCCTTTGGCGCAGCCGGCTCGGCGGGCATGCAGATCGACACCGGCGATGCGGAAGCCGTTGCAACCGCCTTCATCCGCAACGAAAAGCCTGATCTGGAATGGATCGGCACACGCGCATTGCTGCCAAAGAACAAGGTGAAGCTTCTGCTCAACCTGTTGCTGGTGGCAAATGCCGCGATCCCGCGTGGCGGCAAGTTGACCGTACGACTGAAAGATGTCGAGACGGAACCGCGCTTTGAGATCCGGGCCCATGGCCCGATGGTTCGCGTTCCACCGAAATTCCTCGAGCTCCACAGCGGTCGGGAATTGGAAGACGGCGTGGATGCGCACAGCGTACAGTTCTACTACACGCTGCTTCTGGCACGCGAAACGGGGCTTGAAATTTCCATTCGCGCGAGTGCGGAAGAGATTCTGCTTTCTGCAGCTCCAGCTCAGAAATCAGGTATTTAA
- a CDS encoding 3-hydroxyacyl-CoA dehydrogenase, producing the protein MNPSGHVALVTGGGSGLGEATARALAARGAKVALADIQVERATQVAEEIGGIAVKCDVTSEEDGQAAILAAAEKLGAPRILVNCAGIAVAVKTVGKDGPHSLDLYRKVIEINLLGTFNMIRLFAAAAQDLDPLEGGERGVIVNTASVAAFDGQVGQVAYSASKGGVVGMTLPIARDLSRSGIRVCTIAPGIFKTPMMAGLPEDAQASLGQQVPFPPRLGEPSEYAQLACHIVENQMLNGETIRLDGAIRMAPR; encoded by the coding sequence ATGAATCCATCAGGCCATGTAGCATTGGTCACCGGCGGCGGCTCCGGCCTTGGCGAGGCAACCGCCCGCGCGCTTGCAGCCAGGGGCGCGAAGGTCGCTCTTGCCGATATCCAGGTCGAGCGGGCAACGCAGGTGGCTGAAGAAATTGGCGGCATTGCCGTCAAATGCGATGTGACCAGCGAAGAAGATGGACAGGCAGCCATTCTTGCGGCAGCGGAGAAACTTGGCGCCCCGCGCATTCTCGTAAATTGCGCCGGCATCGCGGTTGCGGTGAAGACTGTCGGCAAGGATGGCCCGCACTCGCTTGACCTCTACCGCAAGGTCATCGAGATCAACCTGCTTGGCACCTTCAACATGATCCGCCTTTTCGCTGCTGCAGCGCAGGACCTCGACCCGCTGGAGGGTGGCGAGCGTGGCGTGATCGTCAACACGGCATCGGTTGCGGCCTTTGACGGGCAGGTCGGCCAGGTCGCCTACTCCGCTTCCAAGGGGGGTGTCGTAGGAATGACGCTTCCCATAGCGCGTGATTTGTCCCGGTCCGGCATCCGCGTCTGCACAATCGCACCGGGCATTTTCAAGACACCGATGATGGCCGGCCTGCCAGAGGACGCGCAGGCCTCGCTCGGACAGCAGGTCCCCTTCCCGCCCCGCCTTGGCGAGCCGTCCGAATATGCGCAGCTTGCCTGCCATATCGTGGAAAACCAGATGCTGAACGGCGAGACGATCCGCCTTGACGGCGCGATCCGCATGGCACCGCGCTGA
- the choV gene encoding choline ABC transporter ATP-binding protein, with product MSTAIDFKDVDIIFGTQREQQEALPLVDAGKSREEIIAQTGAVLGCAGCNLTVERGEISVLMGLSGSGKSTLLRAVNRLNETTRGEVIVNDGDWQAKVTSANAGELRRIRRECVAMVFQQFALLPWRTVAENVGFGLELAGVPAKERRERIMAQLELVHLEDWADKYAHELSGGMQQRVGLARAFATEAPILLMDEPFSALDPLIRTKLQDELMELQSRLKKTILFVSHDLEEALKIGNRISIMEGGRIIQTGAPEDIVLNPQTDYVRDFIANVNPLSVLTAWNVMRDARDLENAGDGWLWLDRRRTTRFKFDENMLVVDAERNGKPAIWVSCDNMERLPEDKPKVYWATAGTPLKTVMQAMHQSQTAPVALFDEKSRFVGAIGIRDALKAVLRR from the coding sequence ATGAGTACGGCAATCGACTTCAAGGATGTCGACATCATTTTCGGCACCCAACGTGAGCAGCAGGAAGCCCTTCCGCTGGTGGATGCAGGCAAGTCACGCGAGGAAATAATAGCGCAGACTGGAGCGGTTCTCGGCTGCGCCGGCTGCAATCTCACCGTCGAACGCGGCGAGATCTCCGTGCTGATGGGTCTTTCCGGCTCCGGCAAATCCACGCTTCTGCGTGCGGTGAACCGGCTGAACGAGACGACCCGCGGCGAAGTGATCGTCAATGATGGCGACTGGCAGGCCAAGGTCACAAGCGCAAACGCCGGCGAATTGCGCCGCATCCGGCGCGAATGCGTGGCCATGGTGTTCCAGCAATTTGCCCTCCTGCCCTGGCGAACCGTGGCCGAAAATGTCGGCTTCGGGCTCGAGCTTGCAGGCGTGCCTGCGAAAGAGCGCCGCGAGCGCATCATGGCACAGCTGGAGCTGGTTCATCTGGAAGACTGGGCCGACAAATATGCCCATGAGCTTTCCGGCGGCATGCAGCAGCGTGTCGGCCTTGCCCGCGCCTTCGCGACCGAAGCGCCGATCCTGCTCATGGACGAGCCCTTCTCCGCGCTCGATCCGTTGATCCGCACGAAGTTGCAGGATGAGTTGATGGAGCTCCAGTCAAGGCTGAAAAAGACGATCCTCTTCGTCAGCCACGATCTGGAGGAAGCGCTGAAAATCGGCAACCGCATCTCCATCATGGAAGGCGGACGCATCATCCAGACCGGCGCGCCGGAAGACATCGTGCTCAATCCCCAGACGGATTACGTGCGCGACTTCATCGCCAATGTGAACCCGCTCTCGGTGCTGACGGCATGGAACGTGATGCGCGATGCGCGTGATCTGGAAAATGCGGGAGACGGCTGGCTGTGGCTCGACCGCAGACGCACGACCCGCTTCAAGTTCGACGAGAACATGCTGGTGGTGGATGCCGAGCGCAATGGCAAGCCCGCGATCTGGGTCTCGTGCGACAACATGGAGCGGCTGCCGGAGGACAAGCCGAAGGTCTATTGGGCGACCGCTGGCACACCGCTCAAAACGGTGATGCAGGCCATGCACCAGTCGCAAACGGCACCGGTTGCGCTGTTCGACGAGAAGTCCCGCTTTGTTGGCGCCATCGGTATCCGCGACGCGCTCAAAGCCGTTTTGCGCCGCTGA
- a CDS encoding DUF1134 domain-containing protein, whose amino-acid sequence MFSTLSSFTRAIAALSLLLTVCAFNVGPAKAQQNGYTMDEIVDAGDNFFGATTGGLATVVEKIFSMYGLPNGYVLGSEGSGAIIGGLTYGEGTLYTKNAGDHPVYWQGPSVGWDFGAQGSRVMVLVYNLDQVGSLYRRYGGVAGSAYVVAGLGFNVLKNQNVLVVPIRTGVGARLGVNLGYLKMTARPTWNPF is encoded by the coding sequence ATGTTTTCTACCCTGAGCTCTTTTACCCGTGCAATTGCTGCACTTTCGCTGCTTTTGACCGTCTGTGCCTTCAATGTAGGACCGGCCAAGGCGCAGCAGAACGGCTACACGATGGACGAGATCGTGGACGCCGGTGACAATTTCTTCGGCGCCACCACCGGAGGCCTTGCCACGGTCGTAGAGAAGATCTTCTCCATGTATGGTCTGCCCAACGGTTATGTCCTCGGTTCGGAGGGCTCGGGGGCCATCATCGGCGGTCTGACTTACGGCGAAGGCACACTCTACACCAAGAATGCAGGCGACCACCCGGTTTACTGGCAGGGGCCCTCAGTGGGCTGGGATTTCGGCGCGCAAGGGTCGCGCGTGATGGTGCTGGTCTACAATCTCGATCAGGTCGGCAGTCTTTACCGCCGCTATGGCGGCGTGGCCGGTTCGGCCTATGTCGTGGCAGGCCTCGGCTTCAACGTCCTGAAGAACCAGAATGTCCTCGTCGTGCCGATCCGCACGGGTGTCGGCGCGCGTCTGGGTGTCAATCTCGGCTATCTCAAGATGACGGCGCGTCCGACCTGGAACCCGTTTTGA
- a CDS encoding TrmH family RNA methyltransferase: protein MNRELIEITDPYDERIAPYRDIRERDLVGRQGLFIAEGRVVLNVLFSTSRFRAQSLFLRDNRVQGARDLLERVPADIPVYVAGGEIMDEIAGFNIHRGIIAVGERCSSQTAEELLDSLPENALVVALSAIANHDNMGAIFRNAAAFGADAVLLDSDCCDPLYRKAIRVSVGAALKVPFAQAGKAQEMTALLHARGFDVLAMTPQGERDVSEVSLGPRTALLLGAEGPGLDSGLLEQWPTVKISMREDFDSLNVATASAIALHHIWLKR, encoded by the coding sequence ATGAACCGTGAGCTGATCGAGATCACCGATCCGTATGACGAGCGCATTGCGCCCTATCGCGATATTCGCGAGCGCGACCTGGTCGGACGCCAGGGACTTTTCATTGCTGAAGGCCGTGTCGTGCTGAATGTGCTGTTCTCGACGAGCCGGTTTCGCGCGCAATCACTGTTTCTGCGCGACAACCGCGTCCAAGGCGCACGCGACCTGCTTGAGCGTGTTCCGGCTGATATCCCCGTCTATGTGGCCGGCGGCGAGATCATGGATGAGATCGCCGGCTTCAACATTCATCGCGGCATAATCGCGGTGGGTGAAAGGTGCAGCAGCCAGACCGCGGAAGAACTGCTCGACAGCCTGCCGGAGAATGCACTCGTGGTGGCGCTGAGCGCCATCGCCAACCATGACAATATGGGCGCGATCTTTCGCAATGCGGCAGCCTTCGGCGCGGATGCGGTGCTCCTGGACAGCGATTGCTGCGATCCGCTCTACCGCAAGGCCATCCGCGTTTCGGTAGGCGCTGCCCTGAAAGTCCCCTTCGCCCAGGCGGGAAAAGCACAGGAGATGACTGCACTTCTTCATGCGCGCGGTTTTGACGTGCTGGCCATGACGCCACAGGGAGAACGCGATGTGAGCGAAGTTAGCCTCGGCCCGCGAACGGCACTTTTGCTGGGTGCGGAGGGGCCGGGGCTCGATTCAGGTCTTCTGGAGCAATGGCCGACCGTGAAAATCTCGATGCGGGAGGATTTCGACAGCCTGAATGTCGCGACAGCCTCGGCCATCGCGCTGCATCACATCTGGCTCAAACGCTGA
- a CDS encoding HugZ family protein: MTNEKPSPIRPTDAEAIALARRILRMARFGALATLDENGLPQATRVALATEYDAAPLLLISELAAHTRALAANPACALLVGEPGKGDPLAHPRLSLKAEARKVDATRNASVRLRYLARQPKAALYIDFADFAFYRLEPVSALLNGGFGKAYELGREELLVPVPSGFEKAERIARDMLSDEAIQQLIPDRVRHSHDTFRIGGIDPEGVDLVAGDRVERVPFANPVRIATDLPKALAALQTQADRT, translated from the coding sequence GTGACGAACGAAAAGCCAAGCCCCATCAGGCCAACCGATGCCGAAGCGATCGCGCTCGCCCGCCGCATCCTGCGCATGGCTCGCTTCGGCGCTTTGGCCACACTTGATGAGAACGGCCTACCCCAAGCCACGAGAGTTGCCTTGGCAACGGAGTACGACGCCGCACCTCTCCTGCTGATCTCCGAGCTTGCCGCGCATACCAGGGCGCTTGCTGCCAATCCGGCCTGCGCCCTGCTTGTGGGGGAGCCCGGGAAGGGAGACCCTCTCGCCCATCCCCGCCTGAGCCTCAAGGCAGAGGCACGAAAAGTGGATGCAACGCGGAACGCGTCTGTCCGCCTGCGCTATCTGGCGCGCCAGCCCAAGGCCGCGCTTTATATCGACTTTGCGGATTTCGCCTTCTACCGGCTCGAACCTGTTTCAGCCCTGCTGAATGGCGGGTTCGGCAAGGCCTATGAACTTGGCCGGGAAGAACTTCTCGTACCGGTGCCATCCGGTTTCGAGAAAGCGGAGCGCATCGCGCGCGATATGTTGAGCGACGAGGCTATCCAGCAACTGATACCGGACCGCGTGCGCCATTCACACGACACGTTCCGGATCGGCGGCATCGACCCGGAAGGCGTGGATCTCGTTGCGGGCGATCGGGTGGAACGGGTGCCATTTGCAAATCCGGTCCGAATTGCAACCGACCTCCCCAAGGCGCTCGCCGCCTTGCAGACCCAGGCAGACAGGACATGA
- the rnk gene encoding nucleoside diphosphate kinase regulator has translation MDNKTQTLRKPRITIAQSDHDRLLALAEKLEERDPAVSETLFTELERARVVEDDRLPPKAVRMGSRLTYSADDGEPKTVTLVFPAEADIEAGRISITTPVGTALIGLSVGQSINWKARNGQLHKLTVLSLEKD, from the coding sequence ATGGACAACAAGACACAGACGCTTCGCAAGCCGCGCATAACGATTGCCCAAAGCGATCATGACCGCCTTCTGGCCCTCGCCGAAAAGCTGGAAGAGCGCGATCCCGCCGTTTCGGAAACGCTGTTCACCGAGCTCGAACGCGCGCGCGTTGTCGAGGATGATCGCCTGCCGCCAAAGGCGGTGCGCATGGGCTCGCGACTCACCTACAGCGCCGACGATGGCGAGCCGAAGACCGTCACGCTCGTCTTCCCCGCCGAAGCGGATATCGAAGCCGGCCGCATTTCAATCACCACGCCCGTCGGCACAGCACTGATCGGCCTGTCGGTCGGGCAATCCATCAACTGGAAAGCCCGAAACGGCCAGCTTCACAAGCTGACCGTGCTGTCGCTGGAGAAGGATTGA
- a CDS encoding CaiB/BaiF CoA transferase family protein, with the protein MAGPLQGIRVIEMAGLGPVPLAGLMLSEMGAEVVRVERINATRAFLDMKPEHDLDRHGRRILRVDLKSEAGRDLLLRMGGKADILMEGFRPGVMERLGLGPQDFAARNPALIYGRMTGFGQEGPLSKRAGHDLTYLALSGVLSMIGPRDEKPVPPLNLVGDYGGGTMFLLTGLLAALIERGRTGKGQVVDAAMVDGASMLALSFFGFMKAGIWQEKRGENLLDSGAPFYDTYETADGGQLAVACLEPQFFAEFSRLLPLEEPFASNQYDRKLWPEMRKAIAARLKTKTRDEWDALFAPTDACVAPVLSLCEAPEHPHNRARQAHVKVGDMMRPAPAPRFSTDKASVAGIAEPVKDLSAFGIDANELEELVQSGVIGD; encoded by the coding sequence ATGGCAGGGCCGCTCCAAGGGATCCGCGTGATCGAGATGGCGGGGCTCGGCCCGGTGCCGTTGGCTGGGCTGATGCTTTCGGAAATGGGTGCGGAGGTGGTGCGCGTGGAGCGGATCAATGCAACCCGCGCCTTTCTGGACATGAAGCCCGAGCATGACCTCGACCGTCACGGCCGCCGCATTCTGCGCGTGGACCTGAAAAGCGAAGCCGGTCGCGACCTGCTTCTTCGCATGGGCGGGAAAGCCGATATCCTGATGGAAGGGTTCAGGCCGGGAGTGATGGAGCGGCTGGGACTGGGCCCGCAGGACTTCGCCGCCCGAAATCCCGCACTCATCTATGGTCGCATGACCGGCTTCGGCCAGGAGGGACCACTCAGCAAGCGTGCCGGTCACGACCTGACCTATCTGGCACTTTCAGGCGTGCTGTCGATGATCGGCCCGAGGGATGAGAAACCCGTCCCGCCGCTCAACCTTGTCGGCGACTATGGCGGCGGGACCATGTTCCTGCTGACCGGTCTGCTGGCCGCACTTATAGAGCGCGGCCGCACAGGCAAGGGACAGGTGGTGGACGCAGCCATGGTCGACGGCGCCTCCATGCTTGCCCTCTCCTTTTTCGGCTTCATGAAGGCCGGAATCTGGCAGGAAAAGCGGGGCGAAAACCTGCTCGACAGCGGCGCACCATTCTACGACACATACGAGACCGCAGACGGCGGGCAACTTGCCGTCGCCTGCCTGGAGCCGCAATTCTTCGCCGAATTTTCACGCCTGTTGCCGCTCGAAGAACCATTTGCTTCCAACCAGTATGACCGCAAGCTGTGGCCTGAAATGCGCAAGGCCATTGCAGCCCGGCTGAAGACGAAGACACGGGATGAGTGGGACGCGCTTTTTGCGCCCACCGATGCCTGCGTGGCGCCGGTCCTGTCGCTCTGCGAGGCACCGGAGCACCCTCACAATCGCGCGCGCCAGGCGCACGTAAAGGTCGGCGACATGATGCGTCCGGCACCCGCTCCGCGCTTTTCGACCGACAAGGCAAGCGTTGCCGGCATAGCAGAGCCTGTCAAAGATCTTTCCGCTTTCGGCATAGATGCAAATGAGCTTGAGGAACTTGTGCAGTCGGGCGTGATCGGCGATTGA
- a CDS encoding response regulator, with the protein MKRCLIVDDSSVIRKVAKRILTASDMLVAEAATGQEAYEICLHEMPEIIILDSLLPDVESAELIGRILALDPANKPHILLCCSELDIGPIMRAKRAGASGYMLKPFTRAQLLENFRELKLTDAA; encoded by the coding sequence ATGAAGCGCTGCCTGATCGTCGATGATTCAAGCGTCATCCGTAAAGTAGCCAAGCGCATCCTGACGGCATCGGACATGCTGGTGGCCGAAGCGGCAACCGGCCAGGAAGCTTATGAGATCTGCCTGCACGAAATGCCGGAGATCATCATCCTCGACAGTCTGTTGCCGGACGTGGAGTCGGCAGAACTGATTGGCCGCATCCTCGCGCTGGATCCCGCCAACAAACCCCACATCCTGCTTTGCTGCAGCGAGCTGGATATCGGCCCCATAATGCGCGCAAAGCGTGCCGGTGCCAGCGGTTACATGCTCAAGCCCTTTACCCGCGCGCAGCTTCTGGAGAATTTCCGCGAATTGAAGCTGACCGACGCGGCCTGA
- a CDS encoding choline ABC transporter substrate-binding protein, whose amino-acid sequence MILKRATTLALAATAAILTSQAHAQDSEACQEVTFSDVGWTDITATTATASVVLEALGYEPETQVLSVPVTYASLANGDVDVFLGNWMPTMEADIAKYREDGSVETIVTNLEGAKYTLAVPQYAFDAGLKSFEDIAKFQEELDGKIYGIEPGNDGNRLILSMIEEDKFGLGEFEVVESSEAGMLSQVRRAVQKEEPIVFLGWEPHPMNANVEMAYLSGGDDVFGPNYGGATVHTNTRKGLVEECPNLGKLLKNMVFSLEMENEIMGAILDDGKKPGDAASEWLKANPDALGPWLEGVTTFEGEDGMAAVKAELGL is encoded by the coding sequence ATGATCCTGAAGCGTGCGACGACCCTCGCGCTTGCAGCAACCGCCGCCATTCTGACGAGCCAGGCCCATGCGCAAGATTCCGAAGCCTGCCAGGAAGTGACGTTCTCCGATGTGGGCTGGACGGACATCACCGCCACCACCGCGACCGCATCGGTCGTGCTGGAGGCGCTTGGATACGAGCCGGAGACACAGGTTCTTTCCGTACCGGTGACCTATGCTTCGCTGGCCAATGGTGACGTCGACGTGTTCCTCGGCAACTGGATGCCGACCATGGAAGCCGACATCGCGAAATATCGCGAGGATGGCTCGGTCGAGACCATCGTCACCAATCTGGAAGGCGCGAAATACACGCTCGCCGTTCCCCAATACGCCTTTGATGCCGGCCTGAAGAGCTTCGAGGACATCGCGAAGTTCCAGGAAGAGCTCGACGGCAAGATCTATGGCATCGAGCCGGGCAATGACGGCAACCGCCTGATCCTCTCCATGATCGAGGAAGACAAGTTCGGCCTTGGCGAATTCGAGGTGGTGGAAAGCTCCGAAGCCGGCATGCTTTCGCAGGTCCGCCGTGCGGTGCAGAAGGAAGAGCCGATCGTCTTCCTCGGCTGGGAGCCGCATCCGATGAACGCCAATGTGGAGATGGCATATCTTTCCGGCGGTGACGACGTGTTCGGCCCGAACTATGGCGGTGCGACGGTCCACACCAACACCCGCAAGGGTCTCGTCGAAGAATGCCCGAACCTGGGCAAGCTTCTGAAGAACATGGTCTTCTCGCTCGAGATGGAAAACGAGATCATGGGCGCCATCCTCGACGACGGCAAGAAGCCCGGTGACGCGGCAAGCGAATGGCTGAAGGCCAATCCGGACGCGCTTGGTCCGTGGCTTGAAGGCGTGACCACCTTCGAGGGCGAAGATGGCATGGCTGCCGTCAAGGCAGAGCTTGGCCTCTGA
- a CDS encoding DUF2333 family protein: MLEPIVEFFTRIFHWIGVGIGWLFAWLAWPFLALGRWYRHRGWILQAVVGSLVLLFAGLYIYFMWQTQVWTNFNPDYPAAYKFDERTVTAGEQVNATEGGETRTCGRSAIVEVAADLTDFNVNENAWISSMLLYKTGFFFIDWDNTPFFDNKAAFQRGVNQGVRRIAVELVDALGRVRGTSQIDARLQKARESIQFSEDTWYFGLNPFGPKAPTPSFYRQSIKNFREFNDALANCEAVFDARADNLIQLLDRISSDIGSTSAILRERSENYNGGWFDTRADDRFWFAYGQLYAYYGLLDAAGADFADVIRQRSLESLWEATEGQFRAALTITPAIISNGREDGWIMPTHLATMGFYVLRVRSNLVELRQVLDR; the protein is encoded by the coding sequence GTGCTCGAACCGATCGTGGAATTCTTCACCCGCATTTTTCACTGGATCGGCGTCGGCATTGGCTGGCTTTTCGCGTGGCTTGCATGGCCGTTTCTGGCGCTGGGCCGCTGGTACCGCCATAGGGGCTGGATACTGCAGGCGGTCGTTGGCTCCCTCGTCCTGCTCTTCGCTGGTCTCTATATCTATTTCATGTGGCAGACGCAGGTCTGGACGAATTTCAATCCGGATTATCCCGCAGCCTACAAGTTCGATGAGCGCACGGTTACTGCCGGCGAACAGGTCAATGCGACCGAAGGCGGCGAAACCCGCACTTGCGGGCGTTCTGCCATTGTCGAAGTCGCAGCCGATCTGACGGATTTCAATGTCAACGAGAATGCCTGGATTTCCTCCATGCTTCTCTACAAGACCGGCTTCTTCTTCATCGATTGGGACAACACGCCCTTCTTCGACAACAAGGCTGCCTTCCAGCGTGGCGTGAACCAGGGCGTTCGCCGTATTGCTGTCGAACTTGTGGATGCTCTTGGACGTGTGCGCGGCACCTCACAGATCGATGCGCGCTTGCAGAAGGCGCGCGAAAGCATCCAGTTCTCGGAAGACACCTGGTATTTCGGCCTCAACCCGTTTGGCCCGAAGGCGCCCACACCGAGTTTCTATCGCCAGTCGATCAAGAATTTTCGTGAGTTCAACGATGCGCTGGCCAATTGCGAAGCCGTCTTCGATGCCCGCGCGGATAATCTGATCCAGCTTCTGGACCGCATCTCAAGCGATATCGGCTCGACCTCGGCGATCCTGCGTGAGCGGTCGGAAAATTACAATGGCGGCTGGTTCGATACGCGTGCCGATGACCGCTTCTGGTTCGCCTATGGCCAGCTCTATGCCTATTACGGCCTTCTGGATGCCGCCGGTGCGGACTTTGCCGACGTCATCCGCCAGCGTTCACTGGAATCGCTGTGGGAAGCGACCGAAGGCCAGTTTCGTGCAGCACTCACGATTACACCGGCCATCATCTCCAATGGCCGCGAGGATGGATGGATCATGCCAACCCACCTCGCAACCATGGGCTTCTACGTCCTGCGCGTACGCTCCAATCTCGTGGAACTGCGGCAGGTTCTGGACCGGTAG